Proteins found in one Etheostoma spectabile isolate EspeVRDwgs_2016 chromosome 14, UIUC_Espe_1.0, whole genome shotgun sequence genomic segment:
- the LOC116701682 gene encoding uncharacterized protein C1orf43 homolog isoform X2, with protein sequence MAESLSGVNVVLVMAYGSLVFVLLFIFVKRQIMRFAMRSRRGPHAPIGHNAPKVLREEIDSRLSKVQEIRFEPRLLSEEDDRLKQGSQISCYNYLYRMKALDAIRDSGIPLQEISRCPSAFTGRSFRNWLLELRNSHSLIKSSRSALIDRLLEGYDSARHGTGGESLFQYHQPGPASPVCSQGPDRLSCAEHSLHHPGHLPALHRPTQQEAQTFSGAQKFQR encoded by the exons ATGGCAGAGTCATTATCAGGGGTTAATGTTGTTCTGGTTATGGCCTATGGAAGCTTG GTGTTTGTGCTGCTGTTTATCTTCGTCAAAAGGCAAATCATGCGATTTGCAATGAGATCCCGCAGAGGACCCCATGCACCTATTGGCCACAATGCACCTAAG GTTTTGAGGGAGGAGATTGACTCCAGATTGTCCAAGGTCCAGGAGATCCGCTTTGAGCCTCGACTCCTATCAGAAGAAGACGATAGGCTGAAGCAAGGATCACAGATTa GTTGCTACAACTACCTGTACAGAATGAAAGCGCTGGATGCCATCCGTGACTCAG GAATTCCTCTGCAGGAGATAAGCCGCTGTCCCAGTGCGTTTACTGGACGCAGCTTCAGGAACTGGCTGTTGGAGTTGCGCAACTCCCACTCTCTGATCAAGAGCAGCCGCAGCGCGCTTATTGACCGTTTGCTTGAAGGCTACGACAGCGCTCGCCATGGGACTGGG GGTGAAAGCCTATTCCAGTACCACCAGCCTGGACCAGCATCACCAGTCTGCAGCCAAGGACCTGACAGGCTCTCCTGTGCGGAGCACTCCCTCCACCATCCAGGTCACCTACCTGCCCTCCACCGGCCAACGCAGCAAGAGGCCCAAACATTTTCTGGAGCTCAAAAGTTTCAAAGATAA
- the LOC116701682 gene encoding uncharacterized protein C1orf43 homolog isoform X1: MAESLSGVNVVLVMAYGSLVFVLLFIFVKRQIMRFAMRSRRGPHAPIGHNAPKVLREEIDSRLSKVQEIRFEPRLLSEEDDRLKQGSQISCYNYLYRMKALDAIRDSGIPLQEISRCPSAFTGRSFRNWLLELRNSHSLIKSSRSALIDRLLEGYDSARHGTGVFGEAEFLEYQQALNELADVVKAYSSTTSLDQHHQSAAKDLTGSPVRSTPSTIQVTYLPSTGQRSKRPKHFLELKSFKDNYNTLESTL, translated from the exons ATGGCAGAGTCATTATCAGGGGTTAATGTTGTTCTGGTTATGGCCTATGGAAGCTTG GTGTTTGTGCTGCTGTTTATCTTCGTCAAAAGGCAAATCATGCGATTTGCAATGAGATCCCGCAGAGGACCCCATGCACCTATTGGCCACAATGCACCTAAG GTTTTGAGGGAGGAGATTGACTCCAGATTGTCCAAGGTCCAGGAGATCCGCTTTGAGCCTCGACTCCTATCAGAAGAAGACGATAGGCTGAAGCAAGGATCACAGATTa GTTGCTACAACTACCTGTACAGAATGAAAGCGCTGGATGCCATCCGTGACTCAG GAATTCCTCTGCAGGAGATAAGCCGCTGTCCCAGTGCGTTTACTGGACGCAGCTTCAGGAACTGGCTGTTGGAGTTGCGCAACTCCCACTCTCTGATCAAGAGCAGCCGCAGCGCGCTTATTGACCGTTTGCTTGAAGGCTACGACAGCGCTCGCCATGGGACTGGG GTGTTCGGGGAAGCAGAGTTTCTTGAATACCAGCAAGCTCTAAATGAACTGGCTGATGT GGTGAAAGCCTATTCCAGTACCACCAGCCTGGACCAGCATCACCAGTCTGCAGCCAAGGACCTGACAGGCTCTCCTGTGCGGAGCACTCCCTCCACCATCCAGGTCACCTACCTGCCCTCCACCGGCCAACGCAGCAAGAGGCCCAAACATTTTCTGGAGCTCAAAAGTTTCAAAGATAACTACAACACACTGGAGAGCACCCTGTAA
- the tuft1b gene encoding tuftelin 1b isoform X2: protein MGSIWKKIRQVTEDRMLFFSSAHTKCLLDGGGINFSEVRCRRLRITLQDQDQSGCTSDRNSNKKSSIAVVLPQKPEKQEETLVPPTEEKAEVIKVLLNACPEKAESVRMLTDEVSQIQEVRYCLKTLREQMAARQNTTNNKYPINGFRVNLPSSKPAVTHGNTVSTESDAQVGDNQEESVRLREATKRLYAQLKEMDKRHQEERERLQAESQEYGVRLVEQSEQLKKAEERLEERDQQVEELQKLLGNMETENSILKEKMAAGEAELLQLKADREEGEENEQRCEKLEKEAALLKEKIHHLDDMLKCQQRKVRHMIEQLQNSRTVIQERERFIRDLEERVAFLEAENREMHDHMEYFLAGQDPPPLTSTENKPEIVYSKRLTPTTPTDKALPFIKVIEINS, encoded by the exons GTCAGATGCAGGCGGCTTAGAATCACTCTACAAGATCAGGATCAGTCAGGCTGCACCTCCGACCGGAACAGCAACAAG AAGAGCAGCATAGCAGTAGTGCTGCCACAGAAACCAGAGAAGCAAGAAGAAACCCTGGTCCCTCCCACagaagaaaaagctgaagtCATTAAA GTTCTCCTCAACGCCTGTCCGGAGAAAGCAGAGAGTGTCAGAATGCTGACGGACGAAGTGTCGCAGATTCAGGAG GTGAGGTACTGTCTGAAGACTCTGAGAGAACAGATGGCAGCCAGGCAGAACACCACCAATAACAAG TATCCAATCAATGGTTTCAGAGTCAACCTGCCTAGCAGCAAACCAGCTGTCACCCATGGCAACACTGTTTCCACCGAGTCAGACGCTCAG GTCGGGGACAATCAGGAGGAGAGTGTGAGGCTCAGGGAGGCGACCAAGCGTCTGTATGCACAGCTGAAGGAGATGGACAAGAGGCatcaggaggagagggagagactgCAG GCCGAGTCACAGGAGTATGGTGTTCGTCTGGTTGAGCAATCTGAGCAGCTAAAGAAGGCTGAGGAGCGGTTGGAGGAGAGGGATCAGCAGGTGGAGGAGCTGCAAAAGCTGCTTGGAAACATGGAGACAGAGAACAGCATCCTCAAAGAAAAGATGGCAGCAGGGGAGGCAGAGCTGCTGCAGCTTAAAGCAGACcgagaggaaggggaggagaaTGAACAGAG GTGTGAAAAGCTGGAGAAGGAGGCGGCTCTCCTGAAGGAAAAGATTCATCACCTCGACGACATGTTAAAGTGTCAGCAGAGGAAAGTCCGCCACATGATCGAACAG CTGCAGAACTCCAGGACTGTCATCCAAGAGAGAGAACGATTCATCAGGGATCTGGAGGAGAGGGTGGCTTTCCTGGAAGCTGAG AACAGAGAAATGCATGACCACATGGAGTACTTCCTGGCAGGCCAGGACCCTCCCCCCCTGACGTCCACTGAGAACAAGCCAGAGATTGTTTACAG TAAAAGACTTACACCGACGACACCGACCGACAAGGCCCTCCCGTTCATCAAAGTCATCGAGATCAATTCCTGA